The [Bacillus] selenitireducens MLS10 genome includes a region encoding these proteins:
- the rlmD gene encoding 23S rRNA (uracil(1939)-C(5))-methyltransferase RlmD, whose translation MSKHTETTMEPGQRFPLTIKRFGIDGEGIGYFKRQVVFVPGLIPGEEAVVEVTNVRETYAEGKVVNLRKPSEHRVEPPCPVYEACGGCQLQHVSYERQLQAKKELLEQAFSRYTKIPPHKLVIHDTIGMDNPWHYRNKSQMQVGQTEDDTVIAGLYAADSHDLVDIDECIVQHPLTNEVNRELKRIISDLKLSIYDKERKKGLVRSLVVRTAFETDEWQLTLVISKKSFPKQDVFVARVKEAFPSVTSISLNVNPSDTPLVFGEQTKTIEGESSIRERLGELDYQLAPESFFQLNPAQTKVLYDIVKKMAGFKATDRVVDAYCGVGSIGIWAASEAGELRGMDITEAAVANARRNAAEAGIANAHYETGTAEDILMKWQKEGFTADSIIVDPPRSGLDRTLIETVGVLKPKQLIYVSCNPSTLAKNADELGKYGYRIKDVQPVDMFPQTSHVEAVTVMYRED comes from the coding sequence ATGAGTAAACATACGGAAACAACGATGGAACCCGGGCAGCGGTTTCCACTGACAATCAAACGCTTTGGCATTGACGGCGAGGGTATCGGCTATTTTAAGCGTCAGGTAGTCTTCGTCCCGGGACTGATCCCCGGCGAGGAAGCCGTGGTGGAAGTGACGAACGTGAGAGAGACCTATGCAGAAGGAAAAGTCGTCAACCTGCGAAAACCGTCGGAACACCGGGTTGAGCCGCCGTGTCCGGTGTATGAAGCGTGCGGCGGCTGTCAGCTGCAGCACGTCAGCTATGAGCGGCAGCTTCAGGCAAAGAAAGAGCTTCTGGAACAGGCATTCAGCCGCTATACTAAAATCCCGCCCCATAAGCTCGTCATTCATGACACGATCGGCATGGATAACCCTTGGCATTACCGGAACAAAAGCCAGATGCAGGTCGGACAGACAGAGGATGATACGGTCATCGCAGGGCTCTATGCAGCGGACAGTCATGACCTCGTTGACATCGATGAATGCATCGTGCAGCACCCTTTGACAAATGAGGTCAACCGTGAGCTCAAGCGGATCATTTCCGACTTAAAGCTGTCGATCTACGATAAAGAGCGAAAGAAAGGACTCGTCCGCTCCCTCGTTGTGCGGACCGCCTTTGAAACGGATGAGTGGCAACTGACGCTCGTCATCTCCAAAAAATCATTTCCTAAACAGGATGTCTTTGTTGCCCGTGTGAAGGAAGCCTTTCCGTCGGTGACGTCGATCTCGCTGAACGTGAATCCGTCCGACACACCGCTCGTGTTCGGAGAACAGACGAAAACGATTGAGGGCGAGTCATCCATTCGGGAGCGGTTGGGGGAACTCGACTATCAACTGGCTCCTGAATCGTTTTTTCAGCTGAATCCGGCTCAGACGAAGGTGCTCTATGACATCGTCAAGAAGATGGCCGGATTTAAGGCGACAGACCGGGTTGTGGATGCCTACTGTGGCGTGGGAAGTATCGGAATTTGGGCGGCCTCTGAGGCAGGAGAACTGAGAGGGATGGACATCACCGAAGCTGCCGTTGCCAATGCTAGACGAAACGCAGCGGAAGCCGGTATTGCCAATGCTCATTATGAAACCGGGACAGCGGAGGATATCCTGATGAAATGGCAGAAGGAAGGTTTTACGGCTGACAGTATCATTGTCGACCCGCCAAGATCTGGCCTCGATCGAACCCTGATTGAGACGGTTGGCGTCCTTAAGCCGAAGCAACTCATCTATGTTTCCTGCAATCCGTCTACTCTGGCAAAGAATGCCGATGAATTGGGCAAATACGGATATCGGATCAAAGACGTGCAACCGGTGGACATGTTCCCGCAAACCTCACACGTGGAAGCGGTCACCGTGATGTACAGGGAAGACTGA
- a CDS encoding FAD-dependent oxidoreductase, giving the protein MYDLIIVGAGPAGASAALFAAKAGKKTLVLDSDQSITKKAWVENHYGAKDISGPDLVSTGLEQMKKFGAEHKAGKVTKIEAAADGAKAVTEDGTFEGKHILLATGMMANVAEESGIAVKEGSEPKIQKVVDVKDNGETSMANVWAAGTCANKSVHTIVTAGHGAEVAINIISELNGERYVDHDILK; this is encoded by the coding sequence ATGTATGATCTCATAATTGTAGGTGCCGGACCGGCTGGTGCAAGCGCAGCATTGTTCGCAGCAAAAGCAGGAAAGAAAACACTTGTGCTTGACAGCGACCAGTCGATTACGAAAAAAGCATGGGTGGAAAACCACTATGGTGCGAAGGACATTTCAGGCCCTGATCTCGTCAGCACCGGCCTTGAGCAAATGAAAAAATTCGGAGCTGAGCATAAAGCCGGCAAAGTGACTAAAATCGAAGCTGCAGCAGACGGTGCAAAGGCCGTCACAGAAGACGGTACGTTCGAAGGCAAGCACATTCTTCTCGCCACCGGCATGATGGCAAACGTCGCCGAAGAATCAGGTATTGCCGTGAAAGAAGGCAGCGAGCCTAAGATTCAAAAAGTCGTTGACGTGAAGGACAATGGCGAGACAAGCATGGCAAACGTTTGGGCGGCAGGCACATGTGCCAACAAGAGTGTCCATACAATTGTCACCGCCGGACACGGTGCGGAAGTTGCCATCAATATCATCAGTGAACTGAACGGCGAACGTTACGTCGATCACGACATTCTCAAATAA
- a CDS encoding metal-dependent hydrolase, with amino-acid sequence MDTGTHVVMGFAVGGLATLDPVVGGSPEMTQAVLIGALIGSQAPDFDTVLKLKNNAVYIRNHRGVTHSVPFWFIWAALITIFIDSIIPNVNPFHLFLWTFFAVFLHVFVDIFNAYGTKAFSPFYPKWLALGVINILDPLIFLTHIVAIIMWNMGFDPGYTFLTLYVFLTVYYIWRIRAQRRVYLEMERLHPDATHIFTSPTFKWHQWHIVVRTETEMFVAGAKRGDIQYFETYPFEPIPDDPVINAARKDENLSAFLSFSPAYRWYVSLEPHGYSVKFIDLRYRSKGYYPFVAIVRLNEDLSIRGSYTGWIYNTETLRRKLIMSEQGSS; translated from the coding sequence ATGGATACCGGAACGCATGTGGTTATGGGCTTCGCAGTGGGCGGACTCGCTACCCTTGACCCCGTTGTCGGCGGCTCTCCGGAAATGACCCAGGCCGTCCTGATCGGGGCACTGATCGGTTCGCAGGCCCCTGATTTTGACACGGTCCTCAAACTGAAAAACAATGCCGTGTACATACGCAATCACCGGGGCGTGACGCATTCCGTGCCGTTCTGGTTCATTTGGGCCGCACTGATCACCATCTTCATTGACAGCATCATTCCGAATGTCAATCCGTTCCACCTGTTCCTGTGGACGTTCTTTGCCGTGTTCCTCCACGTATTCGTCGATATCTTTAACGCATACGGCACAAAGGCCTTCTCCCCATTTTACCCGAAATGGCTTGCCCTCGGGGTCATTAATATTCTCGACCCGCTCATTTTTCTGACGCATATCGTGGCGATTATCATGTGGAACATGGGCTTTGACCCAGGCTATACCTTCTTGACACTGTACGTGTTCCTCACAGTATATTATATCTGGCGGATCCGTGCACAGCGGCGGGTGTATCTCGAGATGGAACGACTGCATCCTGATGCTACGCATATCTTCACCTCCCCGACGTTCAAATGGCACCAGTGGCACATCGTTGTCCGGACGGAGACGGAGATGTTTGTGGCCGGAGCCAAGCGCGGTGACATTCAGTATTTTGAGACGTATCCGTTCGAACCGATCCCGGATGACCCGGTGATCAATGCGGCGAGAAAAGACGAGAATCTCTCAGCCTTTCTTTCGTTCTCTCCGGCCTACCGGTGGTATGTTTCCCTTGAACCTCACGGGTATTCGGTGAAATTCATCGATCTCCGCTACCGGAGTAAAGGGTACTACCCGTTCGTCGCCATCGTGCGTCTCAATGAGGACTTGAGTATCCGCGGCTCTTATACGGGATGGATTTACAACACAGAGACGCTGAGACGAAAACTCATCATGTCGGAACAGGGTTCGTCCTGA
- the treR gene encoding trehalose operon repressor, with product MQNKYIEIYKRIADQIQDGLYAPGTKLPSEHELMNQFDTSRETIRKALNLLAQNGFIQKIQGKGSVVLDAQKFDFPVSGLVSFRELAEKMGQRFRTHVEDLAYEKPAEEIRAKLQIPAGGHIWRVLRVREIDGERIILDKDYLNSTYVDHLTKEICEDSIYQYIEGDLGLTISFAKKEIVVEEPTEEDRRLLELNGHMNIVVVRNFVYLDDATLFQYTESRHRPDKFRFVDFARRSHGK from the coding sequence ATGCAGAACAAATATATTGAGATCTACAAACGAATTGCAGATCAAATTCAGGATGGACTCTATGCACCAGGAACCAAGCTGCCTTCTGAACACGAACTGATGAATCAGTTTGACACGTCCAGGGAGACAATCCGCAAGGCATTGAATCTCCTCGCTCAAAACGGGTTTATTCAGAAAATCCAGGGAAAAGGCTCTGTCGTCCTTGATGCGCAGAAGTTTGACTTCCCCGTCTCAGGCCTCGTCAGCTTTCGTGAGCTTGCCGAGAAGATGGGGCAGCGATTTCGCACGCACGTCGAGGATCTCGCTTACGAGAAACCGGCAGAAGAGATTCGTGCTAAGCTCCAAATACCGGCTGGCGGTCATATCTGGCGGGTCTTGCGGGTTCGTGAGATTGACGGAGAACGGATCATCCTTGATAAGGATTATCTGAACAGCACGTACGTCGACCATCTGACAAAAGAGATTTGTGAAGACTCGATCTATCAGTACATCGAAGGAGACCTCGGGCTGACCATCAGCTTCGCGAAGAAAGAGATCGTCGTGGAAGAGCCGACAGAGGAGGATCGCCGCCTCCTTGAGCTGAACGGGCATATGAATATTGTCGTCGTCCGAAACTTCGTCTACCTCGACGACGCGACCCTCTTTCAATATACGGAATCACGGCACAGACCGGACAAATTCCGCTTTGTCGACTTTGCCAGACGGAGTCACGGCAAATAA
- a CDS encoding YfhJ family protein, which yields MNDYHERLTNRLLEHNDKLSYAEARTWVELLWEDFESTQAKAGRTYRGKETTEKVLVQWIDHHGSKLHEVLQENKKYREWFEKKKFYH from the coding sequence GTGAATGACTATCATGAGCGACTGACAAACCGCCTCCTTGAACATAATGACAAACTGAGCTATGCAGAAGCCCGGACCTGGGTGGAGCTTCTCTGGGAGGACTTTGAATCCACGCAGGCGAAAGCCGGACGCACATATAGAGGCAAAGAAACGACGGAGAAGGTGCTCGTCCAATGGATCGATCACCACGGATCAAAGCTCCATGAAGTCCTGCAGGAAAATAAAAAATACCGGGAATGGTTTGAGAAAAAGAAGTTCTATCATTAA
- a CDS encoding AEC family transporter — protein MTIFIQVVLPVLLVFGAGFAIQKWQKVDIAPLSMVALYVATPALVFQTFYEADLDRQYGFMVIFALLLLFSLIAINKAAASLTKASSTDESAWILSTAFMNSGNYGAPIILFAYGQEGFAFAVSFMVLQSIIMNIFGVYYAAKGRAGARYALRSVLGMPVTYAVLAGVFTQWSGLTVPDNLMGTVNILAEAAIPMVMIILGMQLANMSWSQFEWRPLSYAVTVRLLLSPIIAYGLTLLFPFDPLLQNVLIVSAAMPSAATIVMYAVRFDSKPAFISSVTLVSTLLSVLTVTLLLMLLN, from the coding sequence ATGACAATATTTATTCAGGTGGTCCTGCCTGTCCTCCTCGTATTCGGTGCAGGCTTCGCTATTCAGAAATGGCAGAAAGTCGATATCGCTCCCCTGTCGATGGTCGCCCTGTATGTCGCGACACCGGCGCTTGTGTTCCAGACGTTTTATGAAGCGGATCTCGACCGGCAGTACGGCTTCATGGTGATCTTCGCGTTGCTTCTTCTCTTTTCCCTCATCGCGATAAATAAAGCCGCCGCTTCCTTGACGAAGGCCTCGTCAACTGACGAAAGCGCGTGGATCTTAAGTACAGCCTTTATGAATTCCGGGAATTACGGCGCCCCGATTATTTTATTTGCCTATGGCCAGGAAGGCTTCGCCTTTGCTGTATCTTTTATGGTGTTGCAGTCCATTATTATGAATATCTTCGGCGTCTACTATGCGGCAAAGGGACGCGCCGGTGCCCGCTATGCATTACGCAGCGTGCTTGGGATGCCGGTGACCTATGCGGTGCTTGCCGGCGTCTTCACGCAGTGGAGCGGGCTAACGGTCCCTGACAATCTGATGGGTACCGTCAACATCCTCGCTGAGGCGGCGATCCCGATGGTCATGATCATCCTTGGCATGCAGCTTGCGAACATGTCCTGGAGTCAGTTTGAATGGCGGCCGTTAAGCTATGCAGTCACGGTGAGACTCCTCCTCTCACCGATCATTGCCTATGGCCTGACGCTGTTGTTCCCGTTTGATCCGCTTCTTCAAAATGTGCTGATCGTGAGTGCCGCGATGCCAAGCGCCGCGACCATCGTCATGTACGCCGTTCGCTTCGATTCGAAGCCCGCCTTCATCTCGAGCGTGACACTTGTCAGCACGCTCTTAAGTGTGCTGACCGTGACACTTCTTCTGATGCTGTTAAACTGA
- a CDS encoding FixH family protein, with amino-acid sequence MKKTAAIIAGALLFLTACGNDEASSDVVSVEDVNLDTLEVELDVPDHAEPGEEVSFSAYVTQGDEEVNDASEVKFEIWTHDDKENSEMVEADLPGTDGVYTITFTVTEEEVYFVQPHTTARGQHVMPVKYFAVGEAELPDDVETEEWEEGDMSDHHHGDGHDDSNENNHNH; translated from the coding sequence ATGAAGAAAACAGCTGCGATCATTGCCGGTGCCCTATTGTTTCTTACCGCTTGCGGAAATGATGAAGCATCTTCGGACGTTGTCAGTGTTGAGGATGTCAATCTCGATACGCTCGAAGTCGAGCTTGACGTGCCGGATCATGCTGAGCCTGGTGAAGAAGTCAGCTTCTCTGCCTATGTCACTCAGGGGGATGAAGAGGTAAACGACGCCAGTGAAGTGAAGTTTGAGATCTGGACTCATGATGATAAAGAGAACAGTGAAATGGTCGAGGCAGATCTGCCTGGAACCGACGGTGTGTACACGATTACCTTTACGGTAACGGAAGAAGAGGTCTATTTTGTGCAGCCGCATACGACAGCCCGCGGTCAGCACGTCATGCCCGTGAAGTATTTTGCCGTCGGAGAGGCTGAGCTTCCGGATGATGTGGAAACAGAAGAGTGGGAAGAGGGAGACATGTCTGATCATCACCATGGTGATGGCCATGACGATAGCAACGAGAACAATCATAACCATTAA
- a CDS encoding TIGR01777 family oxidoreductase has translation MRIAISGGSGMIGSAITKELVESGHDVYILTRSTVNRSSEPHIQYVRWLSANSYPEQELEGIDAFINLAGENLNSGRWTPAKKDKILKSRLQATRETVRILHALEKKPKVLINGSAVGIYGTSYSRTFTERDTEPGEDFLADVVTAWEEAAQDLPDETRLVYARFGVVLSTEGGALKKMLPAFQLYAGGKLGTGEQWMSWIHLEDVAKGVVFLLDQEDLEGPVNFTAPNPEKMKHFGKTLSVVLGKPFWAPVPSVMLKAALGEMSVLVLEGQKVLPDQLTAHGYTFRYPKLKEALENLVT, from the coding sequence ATGCGAATTGCAATCAGTGGTGGAAGCGGTATGATCGGCAGTGCGATTACAAAAGAACTGGTGGAGAGCGGCCATGACGTCTATATTCTGACAAGGAGTACCGTGAACCGCTCCAGTGAACCGCATATTCAGTATGTGCGCTGGCTCAGCGCGAACAGCTACCCTGAACAGGAGCTTGAGGGTATCGATGCCTTCATCAACCTCGCCGGTGAGAACCTGAATTCAGGACGGTGGACACCTGCGAAAAAAGACAAGATCCTCAAGAGCAGACTGCAGGCAACCCGTGAGACGGTGCGCATCCTGCATGCCCTTGAGAAAAAGCCGAAAGTCCTCATCAACGGATCCGCAGTCGGAATTTACGGAACGTCCTATTCAAGGACTTTTACGGAACGTGATACGGAACCCGGAGAGGATTTCCTCGCAGATGTGGTCACCGCCTGGGAAGAGGCCGCGCAGGACTTACCTGATGAAACGAGACTCGTCTATGCACGATTCGGCGTCGTTCTCTCCACAGAAGGCGGCGCATTGAAGAAGATGTTGCCGGCCTTTCAGCTCTATGCAGGAGGAAAGCTCGGAACCGGTGAACAGTGGATGTCCTGGATTCATCTCGAAGATGTGGCCAAAGGCGTCGTCTTCCTCCTCGATCAGGAAGACCTCGAGGGTCCGGTAAACTTCACGGCACCGAATCCGGAGAAGATGAAGCATTTCGGCAAAACCCTCTCAGTCGTTCTCGGTAAACCGTTTTGGGCACCGGTACCGAGCGTTATGCTGAAAGCAGCCCTCGGTGAAATGAGCGTCCTCGTCCTCGAAGGACAGAAAGTGCTGCCTGATCAGTTAACCGCTCACGGCTATACGTTCCGCTATCCGAAATTAAAAGAAGCACTGGAAAATTTAGTGACATGA
- a CDS encoding RecX family transcriptional regulator: protein MIKLSKIKEAKRTKGRYHLYEEKDGSETYIGTVSEETLIRHNLIRARELSEEEFESIKSMETVDRAVQLAVNFISFRMRSEREIISYLKKKETEEDVIPEVLDRLDQLNLIDDRAFAQAFVRTRRDTSTKGPMHIRQELYQKGVEGALIDEAMEEFGEDEVLEAAVRLAAKKAGEYRRESKINRKNKLMQLLMRKGYQTGIASVAVERVLSDQEEEEDGETDEEWENAVFHGEKLLARITEHDPAKRRDRLKKGLYRKGFPMPVIQRFIDEYVSES, encoded by the coding sequence ATGATTAAACTGTCCAAAATCAAAGAGGCCAAACGCACGAAGGGGCGCTATCATCTCTATGAAGAGAAAGACGGATCCGAGACCTATATCGGCACAGTGTCCGAAGAGACCCTGATCCGCCACAACCTGATCCGGGCCAGGGAACTGTCTGAAGAAGAGTTCGAATCCATCAAGAGCATGGAAACCGTCGACAGGGCTGTGCAGCTTGCCGTGAACTTCATCTCCTTTCGGATGCGTTCGGAGCGGGAGATCATCAGCTACCTGAAGAAAAAAGAGACAGAGGAAGACGTGATCCCCGAGGTGCTTGATCGGCTTGATCAGCTCAATCTCATCGACGACCGGGCCTTTGCCCAGGCATTTGTGAGAACGAGACGGGATACAAGTACGAAAGGACCGATGCACATCCGCCAGGAGCTTTATCAAAAAGGTGTCGAAGGCGCGCTGATCGATGAGGCGATGGAGGAATTCGGTGAAGATGAAGTCCTCGAAGCGGCAGTCCGGCTCGCGGCGAAGAAGGCCGGGGAGTACCGCCGGGAATCCAAAATCAACCGAAAGAATAAGCTCATGCAGCTCCTGATGCGAAAAGGGTATCAGACAGGGATCGCTTCAGTCGCAGTGGAGCGTGTATTGTCGGATCAGGAAGAAGAGGAAGACGGAGAGACTGATGAAGAATGGGAGAATGCCGTGTTTCACGGTGAGAAACTCCTTGCGCGCATCACCGAGCACGATCCGGCGAAACGGAGGGACCGGCTTAAAAAAGGCCTGTACAGAAAAGGGTTTCCGATGCCCGTCATCCAACGCTTTATCGATGAATATGTCTCAGAATCGTAA
- a CDS encoding YfhH family protein produces MDKKYSEMSMAELQTEIGDLTVKAQKAEQRGMISEYAVHERKILMAQAYLLDPDDFRKGERYVFKGDEEEYFDIDYLNGVFAWGYRSGSSELEAVPISVFGKQLPVR; encoded by the coding sequence TTGGATAAAAAATACAGTGAGATGAGCATGGCGGAACTGCAGACGGAAATCGGGGATTTGACTGTGAAAGCCCAAAAGGCGGAACAGCGGGGTATGATCAGTGAGTATGCCGTTCACGAGCGGAAGATTCTCATGGCCCAGGCCTATCTCCTTGACCCGGATGACTTCCGTAAAGGGGAACGTTACGTCTTTAAAGGCGATGAAGAAGAGTATTTTGACATCGACTATCTGAACGGGGTCTTTGCATGGGGCTACCGCTCAGGAAGCTCAGAGCTTGAAGCTGTGCCGATTTCGGTATTCGGTAAGCAGTTGCCTGTCCGCTGA
- the treC gene encoding alpha,alpha-phosphotrehalase, which produces MARTMNEWWRKAAVYQIYPKSFNDTTGNGTGDIQGIIDKLDYINELGTDVIWLTPIYASPQKDNGYDIADYFSIHHEYGTMADFDRLLEGAHERGIKVIMDIVVNHTSTDHEWFQQARSSKENPYRNYYIWKDPVDGREPTNWQSKFGGNAWAYDEATGQYYLHLFDITQADLNWENEDVRRDVYDMMHFWFKKGVDGFRLDVINLISKDQAFPDDDGSTAPGDGRKFYTDGPRVHEFMHEMNKEVFSHYDAMTVGEMSSTTIDHCIKYTRPDREELDMTFNFHHLKVDYPNGEKWALADFDFIQLKEILSEWQTKMHEGGGWNALFWCNHDQPRVVSRYGDDRDFHKESAKMLATTVHMMQGTPYIYQGEEFGMTNPKFDSIDDYRDVETLNFYQDQLRKGRKPEELMPIIQAKSRDNSRTPVQWNAGKNGGFTDGTPWIPVPDVYESINAEAALRDQDSIFYHYKDLIRLRKELDIITTGNYQVWHLSDPRLFVYTRETETEMLLVVSHFYKGNTTLKLPDELRPFTDSAELILSNKAEAPDLTDHMPVGSYDSHVYLMTKS; this is translated from the coding sequence ATGGCGCGTACAATGAATGAATGGTGGCGAAAAGCCGCCGTCTACCAGATTTATCCGAAATCGTTCAATGATACAACCGGGAACGGTACGGGAGATATTCAGGGGATTATTGATAAACTCGACTATATCAACGAACTTGGAACCGATGTTATATGGCTGACGCCGATTTATGCATCCCCGCAAAAAGACAATGGGTACGACATCGCCGATTATTTTTCGATTCATCATGAATACGGCACGATGGCCGATTTTGACCGTCTCCTTGAAGGGGCTCATGAGCGGGGGATCAAAGTAATCATGGATATCGTCGTCAACCACACGTCAACGGATCACGAATGGTTCCAACAAGCACGGTCTTCAAAGGAGAATCCGTACCGGAACTATTACATTTGGAAAGACCCGGTCGACGGCAGGGAACCGACGAACTGGCAGTCCAAATTCGGCGGGAACGCCTGGGCATACGATGAGGCGACCGGACAGTATTACCTGCATCTCTTCGACATCACTCAGGCGGATCTGAACTGGGAGAACGAGGATGTCCGTCGGGACGTGTACGATATGATGCACTTCTGGTTCAAAAAAGGTGTTGACGGCTTCCGCCTCGACGTGATTAACCTGATTTCGAAAGATCAGGCATTCCCGGACGACGACGGATCAACGGCGCCCGGGGATGGGCGGAAATTCTATACGGACGGTCCGCGCGTCCATGAGTTCATGCACGAAATGAACAAAGAGGTCTTCTCACACTATGATGCCATGACCGTCGGGGAGATGAGTTCGACGACGATCGATCACTGCATCAAGTATACCCGTCCCGACCGTGAAGAACTTGACATGACCTTTAACTTCCATCACCTGAAGGTTGATTATCCGAATGGTGAGAAGTGGGCTCTTGCGGATTTTGATTTTATACAGCTGAAAGAGATTCTGTCTGAGTGGCAGACCAAGATGCACGAAGGCGGGGGCTGGAACGCCCTGTTCTGGTGTAACCACGACCAGCCGAGAGTCGTGAGCCGCTACGGTGACGATCGGGACTTTCATAAAGAATCGGCAAAGATGCTTGCAACGACCGTGCATATGATGCAGGGGACGCCGTATATTTATCAGGGTGAAGAATTCGGGATGACGAATCCGAAGTTTGATTCGATCGACGATTACCGGGATGTGGAGACGCTGAATTTCTATCAGGATCAGCTCAGGAAGGGGCGGAAGCCCGAAGAGCTGATGCCGATCATACAGGCAAAAAGCCGTGACAACTCGAGGACGCCGGTGCAGTGGAATGCCGGGAAAAACGGCGGATTTACAGATGGAACACCGTGGATTCCGGTTCCTGACGTATACGAGTCAATCAATGCAGAGGCTGCGCTTCGCGATCAGGATTCCATCTTCTATCACTACAAAGACCTTATCCGACTGAGAAAGGAACTGGACATCATCACAACCGGGAACTATCAGGTTTGGCATCTGTCAGATCCGCGTCTCTTTGTCTATACGAGAGAGACCGAAACGGAAATGCTTCTTGTTGTGAGTCATTTCTACAAGGGGAATACGACGCTCAAACTGCCTGATGAGCTGAGACCGTTCACGGACAGTGCCGAGCTGATTCTTTCAAATAAGGCAGAGGCGCCGGACCTCACCGATCACATGCCTGTCGGATCCTATGATTCACACGTGTACCTGATGACCAAGTCATGA
- a CDS encoding recombinase family protein, with protein sequence MQINQAFLDGKGSVQIAEELNEEGVQGWNGESKWRASTIERMLENEKYKGDVLMQKTYTVDFLTRKRMKNEGELPMYLIEDNHPAIIERDTWEAVHLEKQRRVDFVEETGSKKMTFNGDDYVFFGKVICGHCGSAFGRRTWHASDSNARRHVWLCKNRYVKGEKRCRVKKHHVNDLDLAPAFMQALKELLNQNNIKNGPRPKNRQIHYSTISWISSSSWLGANKD encoded by the coding sequence TTGCAGATCAATCAAGCATTTCTCGACGGCAAAGGATCTGTGCAAATTGCAGAAGAGTTGAATGAAGAAGGGGTTCAGGGCTGGAACGGCGAATCAAAATGGCGGGCGAGCACCATTGAACGGATGCTCGAGAATGAAAAGTACAAAGGCGACGTCCTCATGCAAAAGACGTACACGGTCGATTTCCTGACACGAAAACGGATGAAGAACGAGGGGGAACTGCCGATGTACCTCATCGAAGACAACCACCCGGCCATCATCGAGCGTGATACCTGGGAGGCAGTCCATTTGGAGAAGCAGCGAAGGGTGGATTTCGTTGAAGAGACCGGATCCAAGAAGATGACCTTCAACGGTGATGACTACGTGTTCTTCGGCAAAGTCATCTGCGGGCATTGCGGAAGCGCCTTTGGCAGAAGAACATGGCATGCCAGCGACTCGAACGCAAGACGGCATGTCTGGCTCTGTAAGAACCGGTACGTGAAAGGGGAAAAGCGATGCCGGGTGAAGAAGCACCATGTGAATGACCTGGACTTAGCACCGGCGTTTATGCAGGCATTGAAGGAGTTGCTCAATCAGAACAACATAAAAAATGGACCGAGGCCAAAGAACAGGCAGATCCACTACTCAACTATAAGCTGGATCAGTTCATCGAGCTGGCTAGGAGCCAACAAGGATTGA
- a CDS encoding zinc metalloprotease, translating to MKKLIITTFIVTIIMMSFPFIQKVEAIYNDRLPGSGNITTVQVNIDNGLEQRYITAWNSAVSDWNSAQSNITFDVTTAPSGNLLSAQSYATEPNLFGRITYHGLSDSTTPFSTYLNTSNSNIMTSALTRRSTASHELGHALGLADNSLNPSIMNTSRNRTSIYTPQPTDITNVNFLYD from the coding sequence ATGAAAAAGTTAATAATTACAACTTTTATTGTCACTATTATTATGATGAGTTTTCCATTCATTCAGAAAGTTGAAGCTATTTATAATGACCGCCTTCCTGGTTCTGGTAATATTACCACTGTTCAGGTTAACATCGATAATGGATTGGAACAGCGCTATATAACTGCTTGGAACAGTGCTGTTAGTGATTGGAATAGCGCCCAATCTAATATTACGTTTGATGTAACAACTGCGCCTTCGGGTAACCTTCTTTCAGCTCAAAGCTACGCTACTGAACCAAATCTATTTGGGAGAATAACATACCATGGATTATCAGACTCAACTACCCCTTTTTCTACTTACTTAAATACTAGTAACTCTAATATAATGACCAGCGCTCTTACTAGAAGAAGTACAGCGTCACATGAGCTCGGACATGCTTTAGGACTTGCTGATAATTCACTGAATCCATCTATAATGAATACTAGTCGAAATAGAACATCAATTTATACACCACAACCGACTGATATTACTAATGTAAACTTTTTATATGACTAG